The genomic stretch ACGGATGCCCACAAATTGGTCAAATATCAACGTCAGGATGTTTCGGCTTCCGAAGTAGCGGAATTTATTATGCCGAAAAAACCATTGACTTTGTTGAAAGGTATTTTGGCAGGTTCTGAATCCGAGGTGACCATCGAATACAATGACAGCAACGCAAAATTCTATTTTGACAATACGGAATTGGTTTGTCGCTTAATTGATGGGAAATACCCGAACTACGAAGCGGTAATTCCAAAAGAAAACCCGAACAAATTGACAATTGCCAGAAATCAGTTTCAGAGTTCTGTGCGCAGGGTTTCTATTTTCTCGAACAAGACCACACACCAGATACGCTTAAAAGTTGCGGGCGCAGAATTGAATATTTCCGCGGAAGATGTGGATTACAGCAATAAAGCGGAAGAAAGATTGTCCTGCTCCTACCAAGGAGACGATATGCAAATTGGTTTCAACTCCAGGTTCCTATTGGAAATGTTGAACAATTTGTCTTCTGATGAAGTTTCTCTGGAAATGAGTTTGCCAAACAGAGCAGGAATCCTTACCCCTATCGATGGATTGGATGAAGGAGAGCACGTGACGATGTTGGTAATGCCTGTGATGCTGAACAACTAAATTAACTACCCAACCATAAAATTGAAAAAGCTGGAGCAAATTGTTCCAGCTTTTTTGTTTTATGATATAAACCTGATCGTCATAAAATGTGATGGAGATTCGCCGTTAGCTGCCTTGACTGCATTCACAATGGGCAGAATAAAACCGATGATTGCTACCCCTATCAAACCCAATATACCCAAGCCCAAAAGTAAAATGGCCGGAATACTGATGATGATATAAAGTATAAGGCTGATTTGAAAATTGATGATGGCCTTTCCGTGTTCGTTCATTCCCTCCACCCTATCTTTGGATGACAACCAAATGATCAAGGGAACGATTAGGCTCCCGAAGCCAATGGCGTAGCCCAATAATTGGGTCAGGTGTGTTACGGCCAACAAAGTGTTGTCCGTTCTAACTGCTTTTTGATTTATAACTTCCATTTTTTGATTGATTTTGATGATTCACCTTATTAGTATACAAATTACTAAAAATGTTACAAACAGCAGCTAATTTGTACTTTTGCACCCATGTCGTACACAGATAACATCGTAGCCTTGGCAACCCCTTCTGGAACAGGGGCCATTGCTGTAATCCGCGTTTCAGGACCGGATGCCATCACCTTGGTGGATAAATTGTTCAAATCCATCAAGGATAAAAAATTGGTCAAACAGAAAAGCCATACCATCCATTTGGGAAATATTGTTGATGGTGATAAAATTCTGGATGAGGCGTTGGTGTCCATTTTTAAAGGGCCACATTCCTACACAGGTGAAAATGTGGTGGAGATTTCCTGTCACGGCTCTCCTTTTATCCAACAACAGATTATTCAATTGTTGTTGCGCAATGGCTGCCGTTCGGCATCGGCAGGAGAATTTACGCTACGTGCATTTCTTAATGGTAAAATGGATTTGAGTCAAGCCGAAGCGGTGGCCGATTTGATTGCCAGTGATAGTGAAGCTGCCCACGACATTGCGATGCAACAGATGCGCGGTGGATTCAGCAATGAAATCCAAGAACTAAGACAAGAACTGCTAAACTTTGCTTCGCTTATTGAACTGGAACTCGATTTTTCCCAAGAAGATGTTGAGTTCGCGGACAGGACGCAGTTCAACGAATTGCTCACCAAAATCAGTAATGTCCTTAAAAAACTGATTGATTCCTTCGCCCTGGGCAACGTCATCAAAAATGGAATTCCGGTGGCTATTGTAGGGCAACCCAACGTTGGGAAATCAACTTTGCTCAATGTTTTGTTGAACGAGGAAAGAGCCATCGTCAGTGAAATTGCGGGTACCACAAGAGATACGGTCGAGGACCATATCAGTATAAAAGGCATCGGTTTTAGGTTTATTGATACCGCAGGAATCCGCGAAACGGTGGATGTGGTAGAGAAAATAGGGATTGAGCGTACTTTTGAAAAAATTGAAAAGGCACGGCTCATTATTTATCTTTTCGATGGAATGGATTTTGACAAATCCGAATTACAACAAATCCAG from Flagellimonas oceani encodes the following:
- the dnaN gene encoding DNA polymerase III subunit beta: MKFIVSSTYLLKQLQVLGGVINNSNTLPILDNFLFDLKESKLTVSASDLETTMSSVLEVDSDSEGTIAVPARLLLDTLKTFPEQPLTFVVEDNNTVEISSNHGKYALAYADGAEFPKAVEVSNPSSTTLLGDILATAINKTIFAAGNDDLRPVMSGVFFQFSPENLTFVATDAHKLVKYQRQDVSASEVAEFIMPKKPLTLLKGILAGSESEVTIEYNDSNAKFYFDNTELVCRLIDGKYPNYEAVIPKENPNKLTIARNQFQSSVRRVSIFSNKTTHQIRLKVAGAELNISAEDVDYSNKAEERLSCSYQGDDMQIGFNSRFLLEMLNNLSSDEVSLEMSLPNRAGILTPIDGLDEGEHVTMLVMPVMLNN
- a CDS encoding DUF4870 domain-containing protein, with the protein product MEVINQKAVRTDNTLLAVTHLTQLLGYAIGFGSLIVPLIIWLSSKDRVEGMNEHGKAIINFQISLILYIIISIPAILLLGLGILGLIGVAIIGFILPIVNAVKAANGESPSHFMTIRFIS
- the mnmE gene encoding tRNA uridine-5-carboxymethylaminomethyl(34) synthesis GTPase MnmE, with product MSYTDNIVALATPSGTGAIAVIRVSGPDAITLVDKLFKSIKDKKLVKQKSHTIHLGNIVDGDKILDEALVSIFKGPHSYTGENVVEISCHGSPFIQQQIIQLLLRNGCRSASAGEFTLRAFLNGKMDLSQAEAVADLIASDSEAAHDIAMQQMRGGFSNEIQELRQELLNFASLIELELDFSQEDVEFADRTQFNELLTKISNVLKKLIDSFALGNVIKNGIPVAIVGQPNVGKSTLLNVLLNEERAIVSEIAGTTRDTVEDHISIKGIGFRFIDTAGIRETVDVVEKIGIERTFEKIEKARLIIYLFDGMDFDKSELQQIQQRYPNKRLLPICNKVDLLNPNQKEKIQSEIPDVLFLSAKLKEGISELEGRLLSLVDSGALSGDTTIVTNSRHYDALLKALEEIQKVKEGLDMELSSDLMAIDIRQALYHLGEITGSVTTDDLLGNIFSNFCIGK